From Gadus macrocephalus chromosome 16, ASM3116895v1:
GGCTCGCTCTTGGCTGACACTTGCCTATTTCGATATCTGATGTCGCTATGAgaatacacaggcacacacgcacacacaaacatatacatgcaatcacacagacacacacacacctagagattcataaacaaaaatgaagtgaGATTTACCCTAGGAAATTCTTAGTTTTTGTCTCTGTGGTGTATTTGATCCCAGACCTGCAAGTCAAAAAAAACCATCTACAAACTTCTGTCAACAATTGTGAAAACCTGTGTTTTACGGTATACAGaaagtatgtgcgtgtgtgcgtgcatgtgtgtacgtgtatgagTGTAACTGGCTGTGCGTGGGGCCAGAGACGTGCGAGAGTCTTGATATGCATCATTCAGTGTGTTACTCAATCCTTTCGCCATGTCACTGATTATGCCTTGTGCAATTCGCCTGACAAGgctgtcaagtgtgtgtgtgtgtgtgtgtgtgtgtgtgtgtgtgtgtgtgtgtgtgtgtgtgtgtgtgtgtgtgcgcagcgcGTGTGCCCCTATTGGTGCAATTCTGAAAGGCGCCCCTTAGCATGCAGACAGATGCGGTCCTTTGAGTGTGACAGGTAAATAATGGAGTGGATGAGATGTTgtgaaagagggacagagagaaagatgcATGATATAATGACAaaggagagagtgatggagcCAGGACAATGAAAGGAAAATGACAGAGTGAGAATGGTACAAAAGTCCTGACATCATTTGTTAAAAGTGGGTATGGGGAGGGAGGACTTGTTTACAACTAAACTAGGCTCTCTGGGATCCAGTAGGAGCCTATCCAGAGGAACTGAATCAGTTTTACTTCAGAATAATGTTCATGAGTGTGGGTGGATACATCACCTTATAGTCTAACTTGGAATGCGCTCAGGATAACTTGAGCTCCTGACTCCTGACAGAAGATCTAAACATTTTCTGGTAGATTCTACAATGACATGGCTGGAATAATGATTCATTGCATTTGTGGTTATTCCCAGATATCGGAATGAATCTCGTTTCTAAAATCGAAATTTGGCAAGTCAATATGTGCACAATATTGAGCTTTAAGTGGGAAGTTGAACTTTGTTCCCTAGCCGTGTAACTTATCTTCCTCAAAACTTTAATACACACAGTACTGTCCCAATAAAGTGACACTGAACTATTCTCTAACTAGAAAGCAATCTACTTAAATTAGTACATTAGGGAATAATGTGTCTTCATAGCAGGATTCTAGATTGCATCTTAAAAAGGCTTTAAGTACCAGAGCTCTTACCGGGTACCCATTCTCGTCAGACCCATTGAAAATCACCAGTTAAACCTATGATTACCTGCCAATTGCATGGATGCAGTGGAGCGATGGTCCCGTTAACATTGCCACGGCCAACAGTGCCCCCTCCCGGTCATATGAGTTCAGGCTTTACACTCGCATTACAGATCTAGCGATAGTGAATCAGTTTACATTACGATCACTTTAATGTTCCTTCCTCGACCACCAATTATTGTGCACCATTTTCAGAAACAAGAGTCCTTACAGTGAGTCTTTTATTACtgaatttaataaaaaaattcaaacatgaACATGTGCAGACTAAAAGCCGTGTAACAAATTCACAATTCTACAAGGTTTTTCAATCAAGTCTGCATcttaaaaagatatatagcctCTTACCCTAAATAACACCATTGTTTTGATTCTTTACAAATGTACACAACACAGCTATAGCCATCGCACATTTGTCCAATAAATTATGAACCAGAGAAATTCCAATGATAAGAATATTTTCTTTCCTGAATGTCCTTTAAATTGTACATTTTTCCACTGTCCGTTGCTTTAATAAATCAAAGCATTCACAATAATCCGGCTTTTTGTCATCTTTACACTGTAAAATATATGGTTCCTTCAAGTCGTCCATTGAAATGGAAAATGagaaaaatacatgaaaaaaacaaaacatttgcaTTCAAAAGTAGTATGTGGACTGGTATGTTAGGCAGCTCTGGGCCTGGCAGGCGAAATTAACGTTTCCATAATTCAACCAATTATCAATAatcaagaaaataaaataactccTTTTCAGGACCTCCTGCTGCAAATGACATGAATTTGATCCACCAAAACGCGTCACCCAGCTTTACCAAATTATCAGCCACCACTGCCAAATATCAGCTATAAAGGTGGTTGGTCGATCAGTGGTCTTGGCCATAGCAAATGCCTTAACCAGCACGTTTTGACACGTGGGATATACATTCAGGTTAATCTTGGAAGTCCAATGCCTCGCATGTGATCAGGCCATGAACACTGAACCGCAGAATGATCTTAGGGTCAATTTGGCGCCCAGATGGTTTTATACTGGTACGTACACTGGAGAAAGACAAGCAGTTGCGTGACGCGGTGGTGGACCCTGGGAAACGTTTGACTATGTTTCCGCCAGGCCCCGAGACCACCCGAGTGGTGTGGGGCTCAGCGACGGTGCCGGCCGTGCCCCGAGTGCcctccgccgccaccgccactaCCGTGGTGTTTGCTCTTGTGGCCgcgctccctctcccgctcccggTCGTAGGAGCGGGACCTCTCGTGTTCCCGCCTCTCCCCGCGGTGGTGCCCGCCGCCCCGCTCGTGCTTGTGCTTCTTGGAGGAGGCGAGGTCCGAGGCACCGCGCTCCCtgtcccgctccctctcccgctcgCGCTCCCCTTTGATGGGGGTGCGCGACCGGGAGCGCGACCGCTTCCTCTTGTGTCCTGAGCTGCCCCCGCCGCTGCCGCTGTGGCGACCGGAGACCTTGGAGTCGCTGTTGCCGTGGTGACTGGCCTTTGGtttgaggtgggggaggagcggCGAGGGCTGGTGTCGCCGTGGCGACGGGCTGTgggagcgagagcgcgagctgTAGGTCCCCGAGCGACTGCGTCTGCCGTTGTAGCTGGGGAGGAGTGGAACAGGTGGTGAGACAGGGGGAATGGGAGGGCGTGCAGGGAGACGGCGACATGGTCACAGATGAGGAACTGTCTTACTGTCTGCGGGGCGAGCGGGATCTGGAGCGGGAGCGTGTTCTAGAACGGGACCCGCTGCTGTTCCTGCCGATCTTGGACTCTTTTCTTAACCTGAAAAGACAGGAAAACATATCTCCATTTAGGCAAGTTAAAAAGTCATGCTTGATTCAGCGACGACACACAGAATGGACAGAGTGGACCGGGGAACTGCGTGGGCTGAGGATCTACTGACCCGTTGTGCGGGCTCTTGGAGACCTGGGCTCGGTTGTCCGGCTCCTTCTTCACAGGCTTCAGGGCTTGGGGCTTGGGGGACTTGTCCTCCACCGGCACCACGGCCGGGGAGCAGGGCTTGGAGGCCGGGGAGAAGCCGCCGAGCGTGGAGAGGGCCGGCGTGCCGTCGGCGTTCAGGCCCTTTGCCTTGAGCTTGGCCTCGGCCAGGAACATCTTCCGCCggtccacctccttctccaggtgATCGTAGTTGGGCTGGCGGGAGGGATCCAGGGTTAAAGATGAGGGACGAGGGAAGGGTAACAGCAGCTGGGAGCATACATAACGTGGGAGGCGTGCTGTGGACGTTACCTTCTTCCTGGTGTACAGCTTGAGGGTGGTGATGCAGATCTCCCGGATCTCCTCCTCACTGGCTCCAAACAGAAGGTACCAATGAGGCCGGGATGGAAGCGGCATCTGGGGGACAAACACAGCTTTGTTACCTTCCGCGAGTTGTCCGCTGCTTGTTTAAAATACAACCAGCAGTGCGAACAATGGACGTAAAAAATGTAAGATTCAACTGCAACCGACCTGCAGAGCTCTGGCAGCCAAGTATATGCAGGCACAGGCGATGGTCTCGGCTTGAAACCGCACAAACACATTTGTCCTCAGGCAGTCATTCATGTAGTTCCTGTGGAGACAGAAGCACATACAAAAAACACATAGCATCTTTTCTACAGGAATGCCAGGGCTTTCATACCCAGTGGTAGTGGAAATATgcattattttatttgggcTTTTTTAGCAAATCATGATTCCCATTATGAGCTTGAGTGTATGGGCTTAGTCGCAGTTTTAAGTAACAGCTTGGCTTTGATATTTACCAATATCAGGGAGTGTTAGTTTGCGCCTCACCCCCACTTCATGTACTACCCATTAAAGTTGCTCACACATCAAATCATGAACAAAGGTTGCCATATTGGTTTCTGCATTGTGATCTCCTGAAGCCATTTTAACTTTGTCCTTTTCTCCATTCTCTTCCAAGAGCAACCATGACACAGGGCGTGTTCACAAATGAGAAGGTGAATTTGGGGACCCAGAAGAAAGAAAGCAACTTTCTATTCAGTTAAATGAAACATCCCTAACAACTCTTCAACATTAACATGCCTTGTATTGGGAGCATGCAAGACTGGACAATACACTTGGACTAGTTTTATATCGACCTTTTGAATGGATGTTGCAGTGACAATAATGACATGCACATCAGGTCAGACAGTTTCAGTATGGAAGTAAGGGGAGGTAGAGATGATGCACATCAGGTCAGACTGTTTCAGGATGGGAGGGGAGGTAGAGATGATGCACATCAGGTCAGACTGTTTCAGTATGGAAGTAAGGGGAGGTAGAGATGATGCACATCAGGTAGGACTGGCATTTTTCAGTATGGTAGGCAGTCACGTGATAAAGCACATGACGCAATGGTTCACAGGTGGGGATAAAAGTAAGTGCTCAAGGTGGGAAACTAAAAACTAGTCGAACCGCCTCAGCAGAAGAACATTTATAGAAAGAGGCAAAGTGTCCTTCCCAACCAAAATGAAAAGTTTCCCACCCAGATGAAAACTGTTACAAAAGCAGCTGGACGTGTGTGGTAGATGAGGCACAATTAGTGTACCAGCCAAAATAAACGACATGGAGCCATGAACCGTTACTTGGTATCAGAGGGCTAACACAGAAGGGGGAGGTTGTGTGCGAGGTTCACACTTCACTTGAGCGCATGCACCAGAATGCCAATGCGCATCAGCGGTTTCATTCTGCCACCGTAGCATGCAAATCATTGACAATACTTTAACGTTACCATCAAGGGAATTCCTTACACATTTTCCAGTAACAAGATATGTTAAACACATGTCAACTTtttgattttgaaaaaaaaggttGTGGCCACATGGAACTTGCCACGTGTACACAAAGAATTCAGTTGGAACTctgttcaaataaaaaataaatatgtttgcTTTAGCGGCTCATGAAAAGACTACTAGCGTGGCACTACGAGATCAAATGTAGTCGTTGGATTGTGATCTACTGCTGGGTGGGCAGGGTCCCTGGAGGCAGAGCCTGAGAGCTGGATCAGCCTGTAAGACACACACTTCTGGACACCACGTCAGTTGGGGAAATGACACAGTAAGCTACTGTATATTATTTAAACAGGTAACTGGTCAAAAAAAGTACTTCTCTTCTCACTAAGTTTACTTCAATTTTAGATGCAAGTAAACTAGAAAAGAAAGCAAGTATCTATCactacaaaaaaaatgaaatatgcATCACAGTATAAACCTTCGtatcaaaaccaaaaaaatacaaatcctTTGACACCCAAGAGAAAATGCGATGTTGGCAGTTGGGATAGGCCCTCCCCCTTCAGTGAATCTCGGCACTGGGATTGGCTGTCTGGAGAAGGGCAGCCAACCAATGGGGGGGAGCTTCCCGAGGTCATGTGGTTGGAGGAGGCAGAGTTCAGAGGTTCTTTATGTGACTTACCAGCATGGACTACCCTTTAATCAAAGAGTAGAGAAAAGGACAAAGTTAAATCAAGCTCCCTGGGCTCCATAAACAAAAAGACTTGCAGAAATAAAACCATGTAAAGGCACATCTCAGAAGCATCAGGTTGGCAATCAAACAAATTGCACCATCAGGGCACCGGGAAATGGatttcatgggggggggggctgatgttGCGGGTAGACCTGGGAAAGTGACTGGTGGCTGCATTTTAAATATGTAGCTAGATGTTCGGGTGAGTCACGTTTCCACTGTATGGACGTGTCACAGTGCTGCGCGTTCATGTTGAAAATCTACTGACAGCCCAGGTCTGGTAGCAGATCTTGGGCACGTGACGCGGGTTGCTGCTGTGGGTTGTGAGAGACGGGGGAACTGAGTAGGAACTTACCAGGCGGTCTGGACCAGCGTTTGGTTCTTCTCACATTCCAGGACTTGAAGGTACATGACGATGATCTGGGATGACACAAGCACGGGTTGTTGCTTACAAGACATCTCCACTGAGAGCCAATAATGAAACCGTTTGTGGGGTGTAGTGACAGGATGAGTGCGGAGGAGCTCACCTTGTGGGGATGCTTGACATGCACACAGAAGCCCAGCTCCTTCAGGACCCGCCGTTCTGCTTTGATGACTTGGTTTTTGGTATTTATGTAGTTCTGATCAAGTATCAATGAACTTGCACCCCTGGTTTTTGAAGGAATTAaagtaaaaataatataaaacggTTTCTCCCGCCCCTTCCAGCTTCAGCAGCATAGTAGGAAGTTAAGTGCCCTTTTGTTTTCTGTGACTCTTTCTATTTCCCCTTACAACCAACTCAAAGCGGGGAGGTGTCTATGGTTTCGTTTACTTGGGGGTTTGCTAACTCCTGTGGCTCCAGTGTTAATGTTTGGCGTCTGCCGACAGCTCTCTGCCTGTATCATCGTATGTCAACGCTTTAAAGAGAAATATCAATAACTCATTGTCAAACATATCCGAAAAAAACGAATCAGACCAAATAACAGTGTGACCGTTCTGATTCGACACATTTAAAAAGGGACACAAATTTCAATACAAGATGACTGGTTATTGATCAGATTATCCTGGATATTAGCCATGGTTCTGAATCAAGCAGTCATTGCCTACTTTCTTGAGAATCAACAGAAAAGTACAAAATATATTAAACAGTAACACTGTATTCAACATAGTACTAATGACAGTCTAATGACAAAATTAAGTTTAGACTTCATCCCACAAATGTATTGGTCTATTTTAAGTGAGATACACAGAGGATGATTTTTTTACATTAAGATCATATAAAAAAAGCTAACCAagctaaaagaaaaaaaattacacCAGTATAAGGGATTCAGGGTTAAATCATCCTCACCTAACAGGCCATTTATAATATTATTCTGCCATCCAACATTCCTGAACGTACCAAAAAACTAAGCCACACGCCGACAATTAATTCCAATGTATGCTAAGATTGATATTTCTCTAAAAAGCGATGACATTTGGTGAAATGGAAGTGTGCTCGTGTGGCAACATAATTTCCAGTGCTGGGCGAGGAGCAGCCAAACAGGGAGAACTACATTACCCAACAGCTGGCAGCATGTCTGACAAATACCCAAAGCATAAGACTGAGCCACAGAAGTCCTCAAAGACaccgggagagggggggggggccaaggACCTCCGGCCAACCTGTCATCCCCGCGGCCCACAGTGGCTCAGCccacgggctcctcccacagGAAGGGGGCTGGGGTGAAGCAGAGGGAGAAGCGACACTCCCTCGCTCATGGTTTCATGCCGACTGCTTCGTCTTTACGTACCATTCCACATCACCCAGGCTTTGGTAAATGTAGCTGGTCGCTGTTAGTTGGTTGCAAGGGAAAAAAGAATCCACGTTAATGCCGAGATCGATTGAGTCGGGGCTATGTTTAATTTGAAGTCAGAGGCATGCCAATAGAGCATGTCTCATCCCATAGTGACTTAAACCATACGGCCATCTTTAGAAATATGCGTGAGGCCAATTTCAGGGTTTACTCATCACAGAAAACACGCTAGATATGTGCACAGAATGTTAACACGTGTGAGACCAGTGACGAGGAAACTGAAAAGTTTTGAAATGGTTTAGAGTACATGGATAAACAAAAGGGCACtttcacaacaaaaaaaacaacggtaTTCCGTTTAGATAAATCAAACAAATCAAAATATCTCATACAACGTTTTGAATAACCTTGTGATGAAATGGAAAGATGCTTACTTTTTGCCTCGCATTTGCCGTAGGTGATGGAAGACGTTGATCACGTCTCGTATCCGCCGCGGGGCTTCTTCTATCTTGGAGGCCAGGTTGACACAAGCCATGGCTACAATCTACAAAGAAAACAAGACAAATAGTCAGGGATGTCATGACCCTCCTGGGAGGACAGCATTAACATGTTTCGTAGACGTTTAAAGCGAGCGGGTCATTACTTTAAGATAATTACATAATTTTGTTCATTACATGGCCACTAAAAATTAATCAGTAAGTTGACCCAAAATTACCGATTTTGTAATCATTTCTTTGGTCAATAAAGACGGTTGGAAAATGGAGTCCATAACAAAGGTCTGTTATTCAGACCTTTGATTGCTGTCATTTACCAATCACAATAGCGTATTAATCaaagccgtgtaataatcccaattgtgtctgtctatgtatctatatctctccctctctctatatatatatatatatatatatatatatatatataaatatataacggGAGTGTGATAGTAACATTTCTGCCCGGAACGTAAGCGTAACGTATGCTAACAATACGTAGCTAGTATACACAATGATCTTCCGTGtttgggtgtgaatgtgtgcgtgtgtggacgcTTACCTCGAAACTGTGCTTGACGAAGGACTTGGAATAGAAAAAGCGATGGAAGAGAACCTGTCCCGTCGCCATGGCCACCTGGAGAAAGACATGTCAGCGAGATATGGGTTATAGCTCGAGTTAACCTAATGTATCTTCTTACACAATAGACAGCCGCCATTTTAGTCCCACCACGCCAACACCAGCAAGGCTAAGCTAACACTAGCCAGCTAGCAGCCTCTCTCCCGTCGTTAAATAAGGTGGATGGGGATCTCTAAATGTGTCGAAAAATCCGTAGACGCATAACATGTCTGTTACCTGGGGCAGCTTTAGCAGAATCCCCGCAGACTGGATGAGTTCACATCCCAGGATCCGAAGGTCGGTCTCCGTGTTGAGGTCTAGGCCGTCGAGCATAGAGGGGGTCGGAGAAAGCTTCTCCTCTGGAACCAGAGAGTTGTCGATCGCCAGGTAGACTTCAGAGTACACTTTATCACCGATGAGGATGCCATCGTTGTTTGTCGATGCATTAGAAGATGTTGAAACGGGATCCGCGGCCATTTCAACCAACAAAAGTGTTAGAAAAATCGGGCCGAAAAGCTGAACTTGCCCCAAGCACGGAACAAGGCAGAACGATGTGCGGCAGCTACTGTTGGTGCGCCTCCGCCGAGATAAAGTAGTCCCGGAAACCCCCTGCTGCATTCAGTGGATTGCTGGTGGTGTCACTTGTTATGTAATCGTATTTAGATACGTATGCAGTAAATAACCTCAGCAGAAGTTTAAACATGAC
This genomic window contains:
- the ccnl1a gene encoding cyclin-L1a; this translates as MQQGVSGTTLSRRRRTNSSCRTSFCLVPCLGQVQLFGPIFLTLLLVEMAADPVSTSSNASTNNDGILIGDKVYSEVYLAIDNSLVPEEKLSPTPSMLDGLDLNTETDLRILGCELIQSAGILLKLPQVAMATGQVLFHRFFYSKSFVKHSFEIVAMACVNLASKIEEAPRRIRDVINVFHHLRQMRGKKGASSLILDQNYINTKNQVIKAERRVLKELGFCVHVKHPHKIIVMYLQVLECEKNQTLVQTAWNYMNDCLRTNVFVRFQAETIACACIYLAARALQMPLPSRPHWYLLFGASEEEIREICITTLKLYTRKKPNYDHLEKEVDRRKMFLAEAKLKAKGLNADGTPALSTLGGFSPASKPCSPAVVPVEDKSPKPQALKPVKKEPDNRAQVSKSPHNGLRKESKIGRNSSGSRSRTRSRSRSRSPRRHYNGRRSRSGTYSSRSRSHSPSPRRHQPSPLLPHLKPKASHHGNSDSKVSGRHSGSGGGSSGHKRKRSRSRSRTPIKGERERERERDRERGASDLASSKKHKHERGGGHHRGERREHERSRSYDRERERERGHKSKHHGSGGGGGGHSGHGRHRR